A section of the Streptomyces sp. NBC_01591 genome encodes:
- a CDS encoding CoA transferase: MNHARKSGTEQAWAALGGDPALLAHIGTDGPGGLLPARLPVMELARSAVAVCSLAAAELAARRTARPVPRVRIDDGAVATAFTSERHLRIDGRAPTTFAPLSRFWRTADGWVRTHANYPHHRARLLATLGLPADTPDNIAVDTAAASFAGRRGEEIEQTVYAAGGLAVAARTPGEWAADPRGAAVAGTPLVARERIDSAPVRRTAALTGEPLLPAAGLRVLDLTRVIAGPVATRTLALLGADVLRIDAPQLPESPDAHSDTGFGKRSVDLDLGSRSGSAAFDGLLADADVVVIGYRPGAVERFGLTPESLAARRPGLVIGRLSAWGHGPWARQRGFDSLVQVATGIASVEAAGPGSPPGALPAQALDHGTGCLLAAAVLRALTEQHDEGGSRLATLSLARTAAWLLDELPAPAPGETGTGCSYDPEKWLTETDSRLGRLRHAVPPVSFDGSPADWSRPPGPLGADAAAWITA, from the coding sequence ATGAATCACGCACGAAAGTCCGGCACCGAGCAGGCCTGGGCGGCGCTCGGCGGTGATCCCGCGCTTCTCGCGCACATCGGGACGGACGGTCCCGGCGGGCTGCTCCCCGCCCGGCTGCCCGTCATGGAGCTGGCCCGCTCCGCCGTCGCGGTCTGCTCACTGGCCGCCGCCGAACTGGCCGCGCGCCGCACCGCGCGCCCCGTGCCGCGGGTCCGGATCGACGACGGCGCGGTGGCCACGGCCTTCACCAGCGAGCGCCATCTGAGGATCGACGGACGCGCGCCGACCACCTTCGCCCCGCTGTCCCGGTTCTGGCGCACGGCCGACGGCTGGGTCCGCACGCACGCCAACTACCCGCACCACCGGGCCCGGTTGCTCGCCACGCTGGGGCTGCCCGCGGACACCCCGGACAACATCGCCGTGGACACCGCCGCCGCCTCGTTCGCCGGGCGCCGGGGTGAGGAGATCGAGCAGACGGTGTACGCGGCGGGCGGCCTGGCCGTGGCCGCCCGGACGCCCGGGGAGTGGGCGGCCGACCCGCGGGGTGCGGCGGTCGCGGGCACGCCGCTGGTGGCCAGGGAACGTATCGACAGCGCGCCGGTGCGCAGGACGGCGGCGCTCACCGGTGAACCGCTGCTGCCCGCCGCCGGGTTGCGCGTACTGGACCTCACCCGGGTCATCGCGGGGCCGGTCGCCACCCGTACGCTCGCGCTGCTCGGCGCGGATGTCCTGAGGATCGACGCGCCGCAGCTCCCGGAGAGCCCGGACGCGCACAGCGACACCGGTTTCGGGAAGCGGTCGGTGGACCTGGATCTCGGCAGCCGTTCCGGTTCGGCCGCGTTCGACGGGCTGCTGGCCGACGCGGACGTGGTCGTCATCGGCTACCGGCCCGGTGCGGTCGAGCGGTTCGGGCTGACGCCGGAATCGTTGGCCGCGCGCAGGCCGGGGCTGGTGATCGGGCGGCTCTCGGCCTGGGGGCACGGTCCGTGGGCGCGGCAGCGCGGCTTCGACAGTCTGGTCCAGGTGGCCACCGGCATCGCCTCCGTCGAGGCCGCCGGGCCCGGGAGCCCGCCGGGTGCGCTGCCCGCCCAGGCTCTCGACCACGGAACCGGCTGTCTGCTGGCCGCCGCCGTGCTGCGGGCGCTGACCGAGCAGCACGACGAGGGCGGCTCCCGGCTGGCGACGCTCTCGCTGGCCCGTACCGCCGCCTGGCTGCTCGACGAGCTGCCCGCACCGGCCCCTGGGGAAACCGGGACCGGGTGTTCGTACGACCCGGAGAAGTGGCTCACGGAGACGGACAGCCGGCTGGGCCGGCTGCGGCACGCGGTGCCACCGGTCTCCTTCGACGGCTCCCCCGCCGACTGGTCGCGCCCGCCCGGCCCGCTGGGGGCGGACGCGGCCGCCTGGATCACGGCTTGA
- a CDS encoding SDR family NAD(P)-dependent oxidoreductase, producing the protein MRLEEGQVAVVTGAASGIGLAMARRFAAEGLSVVLADVEEGALDKAAGELRQDGARVLARAVDVSERDSVQALAEAAYDTFGAVHVLCNNAGVGSGAEGRMWEHEPNDWKWAFAVNVWGVFHGIQAFVPRMIAGGGPGHVVNTSSGDGGIAPLPTASVYAVTKSAVVTMTESLYAHLKAEGVPVGASVLFPGPHMLRTGLWESHRNRPDRYAKERPRRTPYRSLEQWESAMRAAGHEVEFTPVEDVAGTVVDGIRADRFWMLPDSEHSDRQIRARSQSMLERANPSYLESFVLD; encoded by the coding sequence ATGAGACTGGAGGAGGGCCAGGTCGCCGTCGTCACCGGCGCCGCGAGCGGCATCGGCCTCGCGATGGCGCGCAGGTTCGCCGCCGAGGGGCTCAGCGTCGTCCTCGCCGATGTGGAGGAGGGCGCGCTCGACAAGGCGGCGGGCGAATTGCGCCAGGACGGTGCGCGGGTGCTGGCCCGCGCCGTCGACGTCAGTGAACGCGACTCCGTGCAGGCGCTGGCCGAAGCCGCGTACGACACCTTCGGCGCCGTGCACGTGCTGTGCAACAACGCCGGTGTCGGTTCCGGGGCCGAGGGCCGGATGTGGGAGCACGAGCCGAACGACTGGAAGTGGGCGTTCGCGGTCAACGTCTGGGGCGTCTTCCACGGCATCCAGGCGTTCGTGCCGCGCATGATCGCGGGCGGCGGCCCCGGCCATGTCGTCAACACCTCGTCCGGCGACGGCGGGATCGCCCCGCTGCCGACCGCCTCCGTGTACGCGGTCACCAAGTCCGCGGTCGTCACGATGACCGAGTCGCTGTACGCACATCTGAAGGCGGAGGGCGTGCCGGTCGGTGCCTCGGTGCTCTTCCCCGGCCCGCACATGCTCCGGACCGGACTGTGGGAGTCGCACCGCAACCGGCCGGATAGGTACGCCAAGGAGCGCCCGCGCAGGACCCCGTACCGCAGCCTCGAGCAGTGGGAGTCCGCCATGCGGGCGGCGGGCCACGAGGTGGAATTCACCCCGGTGGAGGACGTCGCGGGGACCGTCGTGGACGGGATACGCGCCGACCGTTTCTGGATGCTGCCGGACAGCGAGCACAGCGACCGGCAGATCCGCGCCAGGTCGCAGTCGATGCTGGAGCGGGCCAACCCGTCGTATCTGGAGAGTTTCGTACTCGACTGA
- a CDS encoding amidohydrolase family protein, translating to MTDDPYLIISSDCHAGLPTEEYRPYLDPRFHRDFDDFLAGRDRRREEMTRLGVRNEAFADKWFHDNEEGLKGGWDAARRLKELDGDGVAAEVVFPDADAVDSRTAAPFGVGLGLSGDQDPELGMAGAQAHNRWLAEFVSQNPERHCGVALLPVTGEVDRVVAEIHRAKESGLGALMIPSMWVDKAPYHDRRYDPVWAAAAETGMPVVTHSGAAPRHEYGDHLGIYVSEVTWWPSRPLWFLLWSGAFERHPGLRFGVAESGCWWLPNLLWFMDRLYLGAHGGKKLSPFAELKRPPHEYLDRQVFICATNTKRRELAQRYEIGVDNILWGSDFPHPEGTWPNTAQWLRGTFHDIPVAETRRMLGLAAAEVFGFDTDKLAPVAERIGPTPEDLGQSADQAAVEASWARSREVGRHWLTDHDFPVLGVR from the coding sequence ATGACCGACGACCCGTACCTGATCATCTCCTCCGACTGCCATGCCGGGCTGCCCACGGAGGAGTACCGGCCCTATCTCGACCCCCGCTTCCACCGGGACTTCGATGACTTTCTTGCCGGGCGCGACCGCCGCCGCGAGGAGATGACCCGCCTCGGTGTACGTAACGAGGCCTTCGCCGACAAGTGGTTCCACGACAACGAGGAAGGCCTGAAGGGTGGTTGGGACGCCGCCCGGCGCCTGAAGGAACTGGACGGCGACGGGGTGGCGGCCGAGGTCGTCTTCCCCGACGCGGACGCCGTCGACAGCCGTACCGCCGCCCCGTTCGGCGTCGGACTCGGCCTCTCCGGCGACCAGGACCCCGAACTGGGCATGGCGGGCGCGCAGGCCCACAACCGCTGGCTCGCCGAATTCGTCTCGCAGAACCCCGAACGCCACTGTGGGGTCGCCCTGTTGCCCGTCACCGGCGAGGTCGACCGGGTCGTCGCGGAGATCCACCGGGCCAAGGAGTCCGGACTCGGTGCGCTCATGATCCCCTCCATGTGGGTGGACAAGGCCCCGTACCACGACCGCCGTTACGACCCCGTCTGGGCGGCCGCCGCCGAGACGGGCATGCCGGTCGTCACCCACTCCGGGGCGGCGCCGCGCCACGAGTACGGCGACCATCTCGGGATCTACGTCTCCGAGGTCACCTGGTGGCCGTCCCGCCCGCTCTGGTTCCTGCTCTGGTCGGGCGCCTTCGAACGCCATCCCGGGCTGAGGTTCGGCGTCGCCGAGTCCGGCTGCTGGTGGCTGCCGAACCTCCTCTGGTTCATGGACCGGCTCTACCTCGGCGCCCACGGCGGCAAGAAACTCTCCCCGTTCGCCGAACTGAAACGGCCCCCGCACGAGTACCTCGACCGCCAGGTCTTCATCTGCGCCACGAACACCAAGCGCCGCGAACTCGCCCAGCGGTACGAGATCGGCGTCGACAACATCCTGTGGGGCAGCGACTTCCCGCACCCCGAAGGCACCTGGCCGAACACCGCCCAGTGGCTGCGCGGCACCTTCCATGACATCCCCGTCGCCGAGACCCGCCGCATGCTGGGCCTCGCCGCAGCCGAGGTCTTCGGCTTCGACACGGACAAGCTCGCCCCGGTCGCCGAGCGCATCGGCCCCACACCCGAGGACCTCGGCCAGAGTGCCGACCAGGCGGCGGTCGAGGCGTCCTGGGCCAGGTCGCGCGAAGTGGGCCGGCACTGGCTGACCGACCACGACTTCCCGGTCCTGGGGGTTCGGTGA
- a CDS encoding acetoacetate decarboxylase family protein: protein MARVRYGARTEAEIAAAREARSTLPDIWSTGVVALWESDPDAVAAVLPPPLEPAQRPLVRAGISTVELPGYPLGAGSVAVAAVHDGHEGWYPLVMPMTHERALIGGREVFGEPKKLGEVTVERDGLLVRAALVRHGIAFVEVRGAVSGSLPLPRPMAKLDFYFKFLPAVDGEGFDSDPVLIHCTRHEKVRRLERISGDVVLRESVYDPVADLPVRRLVDLTIGEKTSDQRGRAVERVSAKALLPYIHQRYDDPQQIHDGPPEGSVR from the coding sequence ATGGCACGTGTACGGTACGGAGCACGCACCGAGGCCGAGATCGCGGCGGCCCGCGAGGCCCGCTCCACACTCCCCGACATCTGGTCCACCGGCGTGGTGGCCCTCTGGGAGAGCGACCCCGACGCGGTGGCGGCCGTCCTCCCGCCGCCCCTCGAACCCGCACAACGCCCGCTCGTCCGGGCCGGCATCAGTACGGTCGAACTCCCCGGCTACCCGCTCGGCGCGGGCTCCGTCGCCGTCGCCGCCGTCCACGACGGCCACGAGGGCTGGTATCCGCTCGTCATGCCGATGACTCATGAACGGGCGCTGATCGGCGGCCGTGAGGTGTTCGGTGAACCGAAGAAGCTCGGCGAGGTGACCGTCGAACGCGACGGCCTCCTCGTCCGGGCCGCGCTCGTCCGGCACGGCATCGCGTTCGTCGAGGTGCGCGGCGCGGTCAGCGGATCGCTGCCGCTGCCCCGACCGATGGCCAAGCTCGACTTCTACTTCAAATTCCTGCCCGCGGTGGACGGCGAGGGCTTCGACTCCGACCCCGTGCTGATCCACTGCACCCGCCACGAGAAGGTCCGCAGGCTGGAACGCATTTCGGGCGACGTGGTGCTGCGCGAGTCGGTGTACGACCCGGTCGCCGACCTCCCCGTACGACGGCTGGTCGACCTCACCATCGGCGAGAAGACCAGCGACCAGCGGGGCAGGGCCGTGGAGCGGGTGAGCGCGAAGGCCCTGCTGCCGTACATCCACCAGCGTTACGACGACCCGCAGCAGATCCACGACGGCCCGCCGGAAGGGAGCGTCCGATGA
- a CDS encoding DEDDh family exonuclease codes for MTMLDDRQTAAPWPTAYPQGYAVVDVETTGLARDDRIVSAAVYRLDAQGNVEDHWYTLVNPERDPGPVWIHGLTSDVLEGAPLFPEVAAQLSERLADRVLVAHNAAFDWSMLAREYARASVVAPVEQRLCTIALSKELRLPLPNHKLASLAAHFGVVQQRAHHALDDARVLAEAFRPSLHAAARGGVRLPLLECRPLTEWSDSPVTPRIGYQPSYGQNSWRASRKRPACPYPNPGRYEKDKPLMQGMRVAFSGDTSVDRELLEDRAVEAGLHVATSVSRLTSLLVTNDPDAATSKTVKAKSFGTPILDESAFTHLLRDVAPASAQVPAPSSE; via the coding sequence GTGACCATGCTCGACGACCGCCAGACCGCAGCACCGTGGCCGACCGCCTACCCGCAGGGGTACGCGGTCGTCGACGTGGAGACCACCGGACTCGCACGGGACGACCGGATAGTGTCCGCTGCCGTCTACCGCCTGGACGCGCAGGGCAATGTCGAGGACCACTGGTACACCCTCGTCAACCCCGAGCGCGATCCCGGCCCGGTCTGGATCCACGGCCTGACCAGTGACGTGCTGGAAGGCGCCCCGCTCTTCCCGGAGGTCGCCGCCCAGCTCTCCGAGCGGCTCGCGGACCGTGTCCTCGTCGCGCACAACGCGGCTTTCGACTGGTCGATGCTGGCCCGGGAGTACGCACGGGCCTCGGTCGTCGCCCCCGTGGAACAGCGGCTGTGCACCATCGCGCTCTCCAAGGAGCTGCGGCTGCCGCTGCCCAACCACAAGCTGGCGTCGCTGGCGGCGCACTTCGGCGTCGTGCAGCAGCGCGCCCACCACGCCCTGGACGACGCCCGGGTGCTGGCCGAGGCGTTCCGGCCGAGTCTGCATGCGGCGGCGCGGGGCGGGGTGCGGCTGCCGTTGCTGGAGTGCCGGCCGCTGACCGAGTGGTCGGACTCCCCGGTCACGCCGCGGATCGGCTACCAGCCTTCGTACGGTCAGAACAGCTGGCGCGCCTCGCGCAAGCGCCCGGCGTGCCCGTATCCGAACCCCGGACGGTACGAGAAGGACAAGCCCCTCATGCAGGGCATGCGGGTGGCGTTCTCCGGGGACACCTCCGTCGACCGCGAACTGCTGGAGGACCGGGCCGTGGAGGCGGGTCTGCACGTGGCGACCAGCGTCTCCCGGCTGACCAGTCTGCTGGTCACCAATGACCCGGACGCGGCGACGTCGAAGACGGTCAAGGCCAAGTCGTTCGGCACACCGATCCTGGACGAGAGCGCCTTCACCCACCTGCTGCGCGATGTGGCACCCGCGTCCGCCCAGGTGCCCGCGCCGTCATCGGAGTGA
- a CDS encoding zinc-dependent alcohol dehydrogenase family protein produces MRATVIHAPHDIRVQEVPDPSVQQPTDVVLRVLRACICGSDLWAYRGESARQPGQRIGHEFLGIVEEAGSEVAGFAVGDLVVAPFVWSDGTCAYCAEGLTTSCPQGGFWGSVGSDGGQGEAVRVPFADGTLIKLPAAAAADDHLLTALLALSDVLGTGHHAAVGAGVKPGSTVAVVGDGAVGLCGVMAAKRLGAERIIALGRHRARTDIARTFGATDVVAERGEAAVEAVRELLGGEGAHAVIEAVGTEQSMRTAVGVTRDGGSIGYVGVPHGSSTGLDLGVMFDRNIALRGGVAPVRTYIPELLPDILAGTIDPSPVFDLTVGLDDVPAGYKAMDERTALKVLIKP; encoded by the coding sequence ATGCGCGCCACCGTCATCCACGCCCCCCACGACATACGCGTGCAGGAGGTGCCCGACCCCTCCGTCCAGCAGCCCACCGATGTGGTGCTGCGGGTCCTGCGGGCCTGCATCTGCGGCAGCGACCTGTGGGCGTACCGCGGCGAGTCCGCCCGGCAGCCGGGACAGCGCATCGGGCACGAGTTCCTCGGGATCGTCGAGGAGGCGGGTTCCGAGGTGGCCGGCTTCGCCGTCGGTGACCTCGTCGTCGCCCCGTTCGTCTGGTCCGACGGCACCTGCGCCTACTGCGCCGAGGGGCTGACGACCTCCTGCCCGCAGGGCGGATTCTGGGGCTCGGTCGGCTCCGACGGCGGGCAGGGCGAGGCCGTGCGCGTCCCGTTCGCCGACGGCACGCTGATCAAGCTCCCCGCCGCCGCGGCCGCCGACGACCACCTGCTCACCGCGCTCCTCGCCCTGTCCGACGTACTGGGCACCGGACACCACGCAGCGGTCGGCGCGGGCGTGAAGCCCGGTTCCACGGTCGCGGTCGTCGGTGACGGAGCGGTCGGACTGTGCGGCGTCATGGCCGCCAAGCGGCTCGGCGCCGAGCGGATCATCGCGCTCGGCCGCCACCGGGCGCGCACGGACATCGCCCGCACCTTCGGCGCCACGGACGTCGTCGCCGAGCGCGGCGAGGCGGCCGTCGAAGCCGTACGGGAACTGCTCGGCGGCGAGGGCGCGCACGCCGTGATCGAGGCCGTCGGCACCGAGCAGTCGATGCGCACCGCCGTCGGGGTCACCCGCGACGGCGGCTCCATCGGCTACGTCGGCGTGCCGCACGGCAGCAGCACCGGCCTGGACCTCGGCGTCATGTTCGACCGGAACATCGCCCTGCGCGGCGGCGTCGCCCCCGTGCGCACCTACATTCCCGAGCTGCTCCCCGACATCCTGGCCGGCACGATCGACCCGTCGCCCGTCTTCGACCTGACCGTCGGCCTCGACGACGTCCCCGCCGGCTACAAGGCGATGGACGAGCGCACGGCCCTGAAGGTGCTCATCAAGCCGTGA
- a CDS encoding amidohydrolase family protein — protein MDRYTVISADCHAGADLLDYKPYLEKKYHDDFDAWAAGYVNPYEDLVADTADRNWNSERRLAELESDGVVAEVVFPNTIPPFFPAASLIAPAPSKVEHEQRWAGLRAHNRWLVDFCAQAPGRRAGVAQILLNDIDEAVREIRRTKEAGLTGGILLPGAPPGSGIPELYSPVYDPLWAVCAELDVPVNHHGGSASPPLGDEPAARAVFMVETTWFSHRALWHLIFGGAFRRHPGLKLVLTEQGSGWIPGVVEMLDYYHGRLVAAATRASTAESKFGAGLAASMGASPSEVWRENCYVGASFMRPHEVPLRDRIGLDKIMWGSDYPHDEGTAPYSREGLRIAYAGLPPEEIAAMVGGNAARVYGFDLPTLDRAAATVGPTVEEIAEPLKEIPADATSPAFAPGGSVRVW, from the coding sequence ATGGACCGCTACACGGTCATCTCGGCCGACTGCCACGCCGGCGCCGACCTCCTCGACTACAAGCCGTACCTGGAGAAGAAGTACCACGACGACTTCGACGCCTGGGCGGCTGGCTATGTCAATCCGTACGAGGACCTGGTCGCCGACACCGCCGACCGCAACTGGAACTCGGAGCGCCGCCTCGCCGAGTTGGAGTCGGATGGTGTTGTGGCGGAAGTGGTGTTTCCGAATACCATCCCGCCCTTCTTCCCCGCCGCGTCGCTGATAGCCCCTGCACCGTCGAAGGTGGAGCACGAGCAGCGCTGGGCCGGCCTGCGCGCGCACAATCGCTGGCTCGTAGATTTCTGCGCGCAGGCGCCGGGCCGGCGGGCGGGCGTCGCACAGATCTTGCTCAACGACATCGACGAGGCGGTCCGCGAGATCCGCCGCACCAAGGAGGCGGGCCTCACCGGCGGCATCCTGCTGCCCGGCGCCCCGCCGGGCTCCGGCATCCCGGAGCTGTACTCCCCGGTGTACGACCCGCTGTGGGCGGTCTGCGCGGAACTCGACGTACCGGTCAACCACCACGGCGGCTCCGCCTCCCCGCCGCTCGGCGACGAACCGGCGGCGCGTGCCGTCTTTATGGTGGAGACCACCTGGTTCTCGCACCGCGCGCTGTGGCACCTGATCTTCGGCGGAGCGTTCCGCCGCCATCCCGGACTGAAACTGGTCCTCACCGAACAGGGCTCCGGCTGGATCCCCGGCGTCGTGGAGATGCTGGACTACTACCACGGCCGGCTGGTCGCGGCGGCGACCCGGGCATCCACCGCAGAGTCCAAATTCGGTGCGGGGCTCGCCGCTTCGATGGGCGCGAGCCCGAGTGAGGTCTGGCGCGAGAACTGCTACGTGGGCGCCAGCTTCATGCGCCCCCACGAGGTGCCGCTGCGCGACCGGATCGGCCTCGACAAGATCATGTGGGGCAGCGACTACCCGCACGACGAGGGCACCGCCCCGTACTCACGGGAGGGCCTGCGGATCGCGTACGCGGGCCTGCCGCCCGAGGAGATCGCGGCCATGGTCGGAGGGAACGCCGCCCGTGTCTACGGATTCGACCTGCCCACCCTCGACCGTGCCGCCGCCACCGTCGGCCCGACGGTCGAGGAGATCGCCGAGCCCCTGAAGGAGATCCCGGCGGACGCGACGAGCCCCGCCTTCGCACCGGGCGGGTCGGTACGCGTCTGGTGA
- a CDS encoding TetR/AcrR family transcriptional regulator: MARSSLTREEVLDAAAALVKRHGPQALTMRALAAELGTAVTSIYWHVGNRESLLDALVERTVQEMGTLRPAGRTPAARIVSVARGLRRQLRARPHLIAMVHERGLTERMFLPAQQALVHEVHAAGLRGARAAAAVRAVQFQTVGFLLVERNRERSPVQSPGEGDLWTASTADDDPALARALARPADPDRLFADSVRALVEGLLTGTPQQAARRGAGRQGREAAE; this comes from the coding sequence GTGGCACGATCGTCGCTGACTCGCGAAGAGGTCCTGGACGCGGCCGCCGCTTTGGTGAAGCGGCACGGTCCGCAGGCCCTCACCATGCGCGCTCTCGCCGCGGAACTGGGCACCGCGGTGACATCGATCTACTGGCACGTCGGCAATCGTGAATCGCTGCTGGACGCCCTCGTCGAGCGCACCGTGCAGGAGATGGGCACCCTCCGCCCGGCCGGCCGGACCCCGGCGGCCCGCATCGTCTCCGTCGCCCGCGGCCTGCGCCGCCAACTGCGGGCCAGGCCGCATCTGATCGCGATGGTCCACGAGCGAGGGCTCACCGAGCGGATGTTCCTCCCCGCGCAACAGGCCCTCGTCCACGAGGTGCACGCCGCGGGGCTGCGCGGGGCGCGGGCGGCGGCAGCGGTGCGGGCGGTGCAGTTCCAGACCGTCGGCTTTCTGCTCGTCGAACGCAACCGGGAGCGGTCCCCCGTCCAGTCACCCGGCGAGGGCGATCTGTGGACCGCGTCCACCGCGGACGACGACCCGGCGCTGGCCCGCGCACTGGCTCGGCCCGCCGACCCGGACCGGCTGTTCGCGGATTCCGTACGGGCCCTGGTGGAAGGACTGCTGACAGGCACCCCACAACAGGCGGCGCGCCGCGGAGCCGGCAGGCAGGGGCGGGAGGCCGCCGAATAG
- a CDS encoding lysoplasmalogenase yields the protein MSADAVPDRRERLVRPLFIAFLVASAVDLVGLLADVPVAHLVAKPLLMPLLAGYAAARRGPRLLIAALLFGWGGDTLLLFDADAAFLIGMGSFAAGHVCYLWLFGRARGSLPAGLVYAAVLATFVALLWPGLPAEMRIPISGYSLLLTAMAYRAGTLGRYAAAGGALFLLSDALIATGIADWPQLPVPDFWVMLTYIAAQFLLTVGVLAPGPKWGGVTAGAYRERSNSS from the coding sequence ATGAGCGCGGACGCCGTCCCGGACCGGCGCGAGCGTCTCGTACGCCCGCTGTTCATCGCCTTCCTCGTGGCCTCGGCCGTCGACCTCGTCGGCCTGCTCGCCGACGTCCCGGTCGCCCATCTCGTCGCCAAGCCCCTGCTGATGCCGCTGCTGGCCGGGTACGCCGCCGCCCGGCGCGGCCCCCGGCTGCTCATCGCGGCGCTCCTGTTCGGCTGGGGCGGCGACACGCTCCTGCTGTTCGACGCCGATGCCGCCTTCCTCATCGGGATGGGCTCCTTCGCCGCAGGCCACGTCTGCTACCTGTGGCTCTTCGGACGGGCCCGCGGCTCGCTGCCCGCCGGGCTCGTGTACGCCGCCGTCCTGGCCACCTTCGTCGCACTGCTCTGGCCCGGTCTGCCCGCAGAGATGCGGATCCCGATTTCCGGCTACAGCCTGCTGCTCACGGCGATGGCGTACCGCGCCGGCACCCTCGGCCGGTACGCGGCCGCCGGCGGGGCGCTCTTCCTGCTCTCCGACGCGCTGATCGCCACCGGCATCGCCGACTGGCCGCAGCTGCCCGTCCCCGACTTCTGGGTCATGCTCACCTATATCGCGGCGCAGTTCCTGCTGACCGTCGGAGTGCTCGCACCGGGGCCGAAATGGGGCGGTGTCACTGCCGGGGCGTACCGTGAACGGAGTAACAGCAGCTGA
- a CDS encoding sterol desaturase family protein produces the protein MPTNLPDVVLWSIPAFVLLTVLEMALHHFHPDEDAAGYEAKDAVTSITMGLGSLVFDLLWKVPIVAIYTAVYDLTPLRVPVLWWTVLLMLLAQDFFYYWSHRGHHVIRILWACHVVHHSSRKFNLSTALRQPWTSLTVWPFYLPMIACGVHPAALAFCSSANLVYQFWVHTERIDKLPRPFEYVLNTPSHHRVHHASQGGYLDRNFGGILILWDRLFGSFTAETERPVFGLTKNIDTFNPLRVATHEYAAIARDVRSAGSWSDRAGRIFRGPGWQPAGRTAAPAQERTG, from the coding sequence ATGCCGACGAACCTGCCCGATGTAGTGCTCTGGTCCATACCGGCCTTCGTCCTGCTCACCGTTCTGGAAATGGCCCTCCACCACTTCCACCCCGACGAGGACGCCGCCGGATACGAGGCGAAGGACGCCGTCACCAGCATCACCATGGGGCTGGGCAGTCTGGTCTTCGACCTGCTGTGGAAAGTGCCCATCGTCGCGATCTACACCGCGGTCTACGATCTGACCCCGCTCCGCGTTCCCGTGCTGTGGTGGACTGTCCTGCTGATGCTGCTCGCGCAGGACTTCTTCTATTACTGGTCCCACCGCGGTCACCACGTCATCCGGATCCTCTGGGCCTGCCACGTGGTCCACCACTCCAGCCGGAAGTTCAACCTCTCCACCGCGCTGCGCCAGCCCTGGACCTCGCTGACCGTCTGGCCGTTCTACCTGCCGATGATCGCGTGCGGTGTCCATCCGGCCGCGCTCGCCTTCTGCTCCTCGGCGAACCTCGTCTACCAGTTCTGGGTGCACACGGAGCGCATCGACAAGCTGCCCAGGCCCTTCGAGTACGTACTGAACACGCCCTCGCACCACCGGGTGCACCACGCGTCGCAGGGCGGCTACCTGGACCGGAACTTCGGCGGCATCCTGATCCTGTGGGACCGGCTCTTCGGGTCCTTCACCGCCGAGACCGAGCGGCCCGTGTTCGGGCTCACCAAGAACATCGACACCTTCAATCCGCTCCGTGTCGCCACCCACGAGTACGCCGCCATCGCCCGCGACGTGCGGTCGGCGGGCAGCTGGAGCGATCGGGCCGGGCGGATCTTCCGCGGCCCGGGCTGGCAGCCGGCCGGCCGTACGGCCGCCCCCGCCCAGGAGCGCACCGGATGA
- a CDS encoding VIT1/CCC1 transporter family protein, with translation MTDTQAHSEPHGNGLGARLNWLRAAVLGANDGVVSTAGLVVGVAGATADRGTLLTAGLAGLLAGSMSMAAGEYVSVSTQRDSEKAALATEKRELAETPEAELIELTGLLEGKGLSREVAREAAVQLTERDALRAHAVVELGIDPDELTNPWHAAGASFLAFTVGALLPLLAIVLPPSSLRLLVTVLSVLAALALTGWWSARLGDAVAGPAVLRNMGGGALAMAVTYGAGQLLGAAGV, from the coding sequence GTGACGGATACCCAGGCGCACAGCGAACCGCACGGCAACGGGCTCGGCGCACGGCTGAACTGGCTGCGCGCCGCGGTCCTCGGCGCCAATGACGGGGTGGTCTCCACCGCGGGCCTGGTCGTCGGCGTGGCCGGTGCCACCGCCGACCGCGGCACCCTGCTCACCGCCGGCCTGGCGGGACTGCTGGCCGGATCCATGTCGATGGCGGCCGGCGAGTACGTGTCGGTCTCCACCCAGCGCGATTCGGAGAAGGCCGCGCTGGCGACGGAGAAACGGGAGCTGGCGGAGACCCCGGAGGCGGAACTCATCGAACTGACCGGCCTGTTGGAGGGCAAGGGGCTGAGCCGAGAGGTCGCCCGCGAGGCGGCCGTCCAGCTCACCGAACGCGATGCGCTGCGTGCCCACGCGGTGGTCGAGCTGGGCATCGACCCGGACGAGCTGACGAACCCGTGGCATGCGGCGGGCGCGAGTTTCCTGGCGTTCACGGTGGGCGCGCTGCTGCCGCTGCTGGCGATCGTGCTGCCGCCGTCGTCGCTGCGGCTCCTGGTGACCGTGCTGTCGGTACTGGCGGCGCTGGCACTCACGGGCTGGTGGAGCGCACGGCTGGGCGACGCGGTGGCGGGGCCCGCGGTGCTGCGGAACATGGGCGGGGGAGCGCTGGCGATGGCGGTCACCTACGGGGCGGGGCAACTGCTGGGCGCGGCGGGGGTCTGA